One Oryza sativa Japonica Group chromosome 8, ASM3414082v1 DNA window includes the following coding sequences:
- the LOC4345543 gene encoding endochitinase A translates to MDSGNSGSLQSSSGGDDEFDSRCGGGGVDSSPLSALLRQSASASGFGGGTGSFYGLQELASPPPQLPPLSQAAAHQWTAPLPGGGGAGGASSSPPSSSSPHGVQVSAEQVVAQQGQGVGAPPARGSRKRTRASRRAPTTVLTTDTSNFRAMVQEFTGIPSPPFAGPPARSRFDHLFPAPSSLRSAATAAGGGNPSSLPAYLLRPFAQKHHPSPFPPFPSPSTSSPSPSNIAIATSTAAATTAAVAAPGDRYHLASAPSSSLLGMQDHGGSYLSFQSHLGGAQLGASDDVKYTAHTMFDAPGSDLAPRPPPQRLQDPAAGFLGLTHGIMGADGSHMHQQQRSRGHGHGGDELSGVVGGASMTRSVGGGGKKTTFSSGAGAAAHAAPQLEHNAESTSVTVAAAPTPSSAAATAAMRTQSVDSWICTSE, encoded by the coding sequence ATGGATTCCGGCAACAGCGGGAGTCTCCAGTCGTCGAGTGGAGGGGACGACGAGTTCGACTCcagatgcggcggcggtggcgtggacTCGTCGCCGCTCTCCGCGCTGCTGCGgcagtcggcgtcggcgtcggggtTCGGTGGTGGCACTGGCTCGTTTTATGGCTTGCAGGagctcgcgtcgccgccgccccagcTGCCGCCCTTGTCTCAGGCGGCGGCGCATCAGTGGACGGCGCCGCTTCccggtggaggtggagcggggggagcgtcgtcctcgccgccgtcgtcgtcgtcgccgcacgGCGTGCAGGTCTCTGCCGAGCAGGTGGTGGCGCAGCAGGGACAGGGGgtcggcgcgccgccggcgagggggtCGAGGAAGCGGACGCGGGCGTCGCGGCGCGCGCCGACGACGGTGCTGACCACCGACACCTCCAACTTCCGCGCCATGGTGCAGGAGTTCACCGGCATCCCCTCGCCGCCCTTCGCCGGGCCACCCGCGCGCTCGCGGTTCGACCACCTCTtccccgccccctcctccctccgctccgccgctaccgccgccggcggcgggaacCCGTCCTCGCTCCCGGCCTACCTCCTCCGCCCGTTCGCGCAGAAGCACCACCCTTCCCCGTTCCCGCCTTTCCCCTCGCCctccacgtcctcgccgtcgccgtccaacATTGCCATTGcaacctccaccgccgccgcaaccacggcggcggtggcggcacccGGCGACAGGTACCACCTcgcgtcggcgccgtcgtcctctctcctAGGGATGCAGGATCACGGCGGCAGTTACCTCTCCTTCCAGAGCCACCTCGGCGGCGCCCAGCTCGGCGCCAGCGACGACGTCAAGTACACCGCGCACACCATGTTCGACGCTCCCGGCAGCGACCTagccccgcggccgccgccgcagaggctgcaggatccggcggccggctTCCTCGGCCTCACGCATGGCATCATGGGCGCCGACGGGTCGCACATGCACCAGCAACAACGAAGccgcggccacggccacggcggcgacgagctgtCCGGCGTGGTCGGGGGCGCGTCCATGACCCggagcgtcggcggcggcggcaagaagaCGACCTTCtcgtccggcgccggcgcggcggcccaCGCAGCGCCTCAACTGGAGCACAATGCGGAGAGCACGTCGGTCACCGTCGCCGCAGCGCCGACAccttcgtcggcggcggcgacggcggcgatgagaACGCAATCCGTGGACTCGTGGATTTGTACATCGGAGTAG
- the LOC9269859 gene encoding uncharacterized protein: MAEDEATAARARQQRQPPSWADIPRDLAVQVLRFLPAQVDRACFAAVCPQWRGAARNALLPAPLPLLALPDGAFYCLPYGKPFRFPRAGCAGYKTAACGRWLVFPHDDGCFLVDPFAGATVTLPALSRVRLRPPNAVASYVNVGIAGRNAHVSMFYPHATWMHIKTSDKMPINKLLLCSQNLVAAFIGSSLANAGRNSQILVCQPGASSWSVRAYDKCKLFEDMAFYRGKLYALAHDENLLVVNISQDPNTGDPQISQIGQVIKGDPTWSSVLITDDDDTSTTDKKKLYLVESCGVLLMVRRKVCCRVVGKTVVPGQNEFEVFKADLENSRWVNVTTLGVDQMVFLGRPCSKAVSASQYGMPNDQIFFLDDVMENNKEYSYEEETTSVNVYDMRSAEVSSPLPMAWKHEMISATWLFPWD; this comes from the coding sequence ATGGCGGAGGACGAGgcaacggcggcgcgcgccAGGCAGCAGAGGCAGCCGCCGTCGTGGGCGGACATCCCGCGGGACCTGGCCGTCCAGGTGCTCCGCTTCCTCCCGGCCCAAGTGGACAGAGCCTGCTTCGCCGCCGTGTGTCCGCAGTGGCGCGGCGCCGCGCGGAACGCCCTCCTGCCGGCGCCCCTGCCGCTGCTCGCGCTCCCGGACGGCGCCTTCTACTGCCTCCCCTACGGCAAGCCCTTCCGTTTCCCTCGTGCCGGCTGCGCCGGCTACAAGACCGCCGCCTGCGGCCGCTGGCTCGTCTTCCCGCACGACGACGGCTGCTTCTTGGTCGACCCCTTCGCCGGCGCCACCGTGACGCTCCCCGCCCTGTCCCGTGTCCGGCTCCGACCCCCAAATGCGGTTGCTAGTTATGTAAATGTTGGGATCGCAGGGCGTAATGCACATGTCAGCATGTTCTACCCTCACGCTACTTGGATGCATATCAAGACTTCGGACAAGATGCCCATAAACAAGCTACTCCTGTGCTCGCAGAACCTCGTCGCCGCGTTCATCGGCAGCTCACTCGCCAATGCTGGACGCAACAGCCAGATTCTAGTGTGCCAGCCAGGGGCGTCCTCATGGTCGGTACGAGCTTATGACAAGTGCAAGCTGTTTGAAGACATGGCATTCTACCGGGGGAAGCTGTACGCCCTCGCTCATGATGAGAACCTCCTTGTCGTCAACATCAGCCAGGATCCAAACACCGGCGATCCACAGATCTCCCAAATTGGGCAGGTCATCAAGGGCGATCCCACCTGGTCTTCAGTTCTGATTACGGATGACGACGACACAAGCACAACGGACAAAAAGAAGCTCTACCTAGTTGAATCATGTGGTGTATTGCTGATGGTACGCAGGAAGGTTTGCTGCAGAGTGGTAGGCAAGACCGTCGTGCCTGGACAGAACGAGTTTGAGGTGTTCAAGGCTGATTTGGAGAACTCACGGTGGGTGAATGTGACAACCCTTGGGGTTGATCAGATGGTTTTCCTTGGACGGCCATGCTCTAAGGCAGTGTCCGCGTCTCAGTACGGGATGCCAAATGACCAAATCTTCTTCCTTGATGATGTTATGGAGAATAACAAGGAGTATTCCTATGAGGAGGAGACCACTTCTGTCAATGTCTACGACATGAGGAGCGCCGAGGTCTCTTCCCCTCTGCCGATGGCCTGGAAGCATGAGATGATTTCTGCAACATGGCTGTTCCCTTGGGATTGA
- the LOC4345544 gene encoding uncharacterized protein, with the protein MEEAARRTLVLVNLAAIMERADEALLPAVYREVGEALRATPAALGALTLCRSSVQAACYPLAAYAAVRYDRARVVALGAFLWAAATFLVAVSDNFAQVAVARGMNGIGLALVTPAIQSLVADYSDDNSRGSAFGWLQLTGNLGSLIGGLFSIMLASTTFMGIAGWRIAFHVVALISVTVGILVRLFAVDPHYINFGNKKQHVRKSAWREMKDLVVEAKAVVKIPSFQIIVAQGITGSFPWSALSFAPMWLELMGFTHKGTGILMVTSAVASSLGGLFGGKMGDYLAKHYPNFGRIVISQISSASAIPLAALLLLGLPEDPSTGFLHGSVMFIVGFCISWNAPATNNPIFAEIVPERSRTSIYALDRSLESLFASFAPPVVGYLAEHAYGYNPITYGVGISSVERDKENAAALAKALYTAIAIPMLLCCFIYSLLYQTYPRDRERARMDSLITSELQRIEPDRSHRTSDYYNGEGVSVINIEYGEEGVDADDDEKPLMQFRIEQSAADK; encoded by the exons atggaggaggcggcgaggcggacgctGGTGCTGGTCAACCTGGCGGCCATCATGGAGCGCGCCGACGAGGCGCTCCTCCCGGCGGTGTACCGGGAGGTCGGGGAGGCGCTGCGCGCCACGCCCGCGGCGCTCGGCGCCCTCACGCTGTGCCGCTCCTCGGTGCAGGCCGCCTGCTACCCGCTCGCCGCCTACGCCGCCGTCCGCTACGACCGCGCCCGCGTCGTCGCGCTCGGGGCCTTCCTCTGGGCCGCCGCgaccttcctcgtcgccgtctccgACAACTTCGCGCAG GTAGCTGTAGCAAGAGGAATGAATGGTATTGGGCTAGCACTTGTAACCCCTGCTATTCAATCTTTGGTGGCAGACTACTCCGATGACAATTCACGGGGATCAGCATTTGGATGGCTTCAACTTACTGGAAATTTGGGGTCTCTGATAGGAGGGTTGTTCTCCATCATGCTAGCATCTACTACATTCATGGGCATTGCTGGTTGGCGCATTGCCTTTCATGTTGTTGCTCTCATCAGTGTCACAGTTGGTATATTGGTTCGCCTATTCGCGGTGGATCCTCATTATATCAATTTTGGAAACAAAAAGCAGCATGTCCGCAAGTCTGCTTGGAgagaaatgaaggatttggtgGTGGAAGCTAAGGCTGTTGTGAAAATACCATCTTTTCAAATCATTGTAGCGCAGGGAATTACAGGTTCATTTCCATGGTCTGCCTTATCATTTGCTCCAATGTGGCTGGAGTTGATGGGTTTTACGCATAAGGGAACTGGAATTCTCATGGTCACATCTGCAGTAGCAAGCTCACTGGGAGGACTGTTTGGTGGAAAAATGGGGGATTATCTTGCTAAGCACTATCCAAATTTTGGTAGAATAGTCATATCTCAGATAAGCTCCGCTTCTGCAATTCCTCTTGCGGCTCTTTTACTGCTAGGCTTGCCTGAAGACCCATCTACAGGTTTTTTGCATGGTTCAGTCATGTTCATTGTGGGATTTTGCATCTCCTGGAATGCTCCTGCTACAAACAA CCCTATATTTGCAGAGATTGTTCCTGAGAGATCAAGGACTAGTATTTATGCACTCGATCGTTCCCTTGAATCTTTATTTGCTTCATTCGCTCCACCAGTTGTCGGGTATCTAGCAGAGCATGCATACGGCTACAACCCAATCACTTATGGAGTTGGCATAAGCAGTGTTGAGAGGGACAAGGAAAATGCCGCTGCCCTAGCCAAGGCTCTTTACACGGCAATAGCCATCCCGATGCTACTCTGTTGCTTCATCTACTCCCTGTTGTACCAAACATATCCTCGAGACAGGGAGAGGGCAAGAATGGATTCGCTGATAACTTCAGAGCTGCAGCGGATTGAACCGGACAGATCTCATCGGACCAGTGATTATTACAATGGGGAAGGTGTGTCGGTGATCAATATTGAGTATGGGGAGGAAGGGGTGGATGCTGACGATGATGAGAAACCATTAATGCAGTTCCGAATTGAACAAAGCGCGGCTGACAAATGA